A window of Thunnus thynnus chromosome 17, fThuThy2.1, whole genome shotgun sequence contains these coding sequences:
- the tmub2 gene encoding transmembrane and ubiquitin-like domain-containing protein 2 isoform X2, translating to MAVCALTMLDGMEEEVMAAGGVLLLVLALVLAWLSTHVADRGDHILGTILTVGAHASLIRLGGHDSYSGGSPSTDTPEQQTPPPSQENKPDDGEPGTERGESEGTGEGAEGVRTDLLLDIRSKQLQAGRLHTSDEEDDEVDEEEEEDDEELEEEDKKIIKHIPVLSSSISTTTTTTTTTSISVRLKFLNDTEEVAVVKPQDTVAVLKSKYFSGREHQIKLIYQGQLLQDPKRTLLSLNITHNSVIHCHISQALHEASPEEGAQSGAGAGAGSGVSGGFRAAGVAISTSSLVVPVFVVILAVVWYFRINYRQFFTAPATISLVGVTVFFSFLIFGMHSR from the exons ATGGCAGTGTGTGCACTGACCATGTTGGAcgggatggaggaggaggtaaTGGCAGCAGGCGGCGTGCTGCTCTTGGTCCTGGCCCTTGTTTTGGCTTGGCTCTCGACCCACGTGGCGGATCGGGGAGACCACATACTGGGCACCATCCTCACTGTGGGCGCTCACGCCTCTCTCATCAGACTGGGAGGCCACGACAGCTACAGTGGAGGGTCTCCCAGCACTGATACGCCTGAACAACAGACTCCTCCGCCTTCGCAGGAGAACAAGCCGGACGACGGCGAGCCGGGgactgagagaggagagagcgaAGGGACGGGGGAGGGAGCTGAGGGGGTCAGGACAGATCTACTGCTGGACATAAGGAGCAAACAACTGCAGGCTGGAAGACTACATACTTCTGACGAGGAGGATGATGAGGtcgatgaggaggaggaggaggatgatgaggagctggaggaggaagataAAAAGATTATAAAGCATATCCCAGTGTTGTCCAGCAGcatctccaccaccaccaccaccactactaccACTTCAATTTCTGTCCGTCTGaagtttttaaatgacacaGAGGAGGTAGCTGTTGTGAAGCCACAGGATACAGTGGCAGTGCTGAAAAG TAAATACTTCTCAGGGCGGGAGCATCAAATAAAACTCATCTATCAAGGCCAGTTGCTGCAGGATCCGAAGAGAACTCTCTTATCCCtaaacatcacacacaacagCGTGATCCACTGCCACATCTCCCAGGCCCTGCACGAGGCCAGCCCAGAGGAAGGGGCTCAGTCTGGGGCAGGAGCTGGAGCCGGGTCAGGAGTGTCCGGAGGATTCAGGGCTGCAGGTGTCGCCATTAGCACCAGCAGCCTGGTGGTGCCTGTGTTTGTGGTGATACTGGCTGTGGTTTGGTACTTCCGCATCAACTACAGGCAGTTCTTCACCGCCCCTGCGACCATCTCCCTCGTGGGAGTCACTGTGTTCTTCAGCTTTCTGATATTCGGGATGCACAGCCGCTGA
- the tmub2 gene encoding transmembrane and ubiquitin-like domain-containing protein 2 isoform X1, whose protein sequence is MNNFHPEVWRTEMAVCALTMLDGMEEEVMAAGGVLLLVLALVLAWLSTHVADRGDHILGTILTVGAHASLIRLGGHDSYSGGSPSTDTPEQQTPPPSQENKPDDGEPGTERGESEGTGEGAEGVRTDLLLDIRSKQLQAGRLHTSDEEDDEVDEEEEEDDEELEEEDKKIIKHIPVLSSSISTTTTTTTTTSISVRLKFLNDTEEVAVVKPQDTVAVLKSKYFSGREHQIKLIYQGQLLQDPKRTLLSLNITHNSVIHCHISQALHEASPEEGAQSGAGAGAGSGVSGGFRAAGVAISTSSLVVPVFVVILAVVWYFRINYRQFFTAPATISLVGVTVFFSFLIFGMHSR, encoded by the exons ATGAATAACTTTCATCCCGAA GTTTGGAGGACAGAGATGGCAGTGTGTGCACTGACCATGTTGGAcgggatggaggaggaggtaaTGGCAGCAGGCGGCGTGCTGCTCTTGGTCCTGGCCCTTGTTTTGGCTTGGCTCTCGACCCACGTGGCGGATCGGGGAGACCACATACTGGGCACCATCCTCACTGTGGGCGCTCACGCCTCTCTCATCAGACTGGGAGGCCACGACAGCTACAGTGGAGGGTCTCCCAGCACTGATACGCCTGAACAACAGACTCCTCCGCCTTCGCAGGAGAACAAGCCGGACGACGGCGAGCCGGGgactgagagaggagagagcgaAGGGACGGGGGAGGGAGCTGAGGGGGTCAGGACAGATCTACTGCTGGACATAAGGAGCAAACAACTGCAGGCTGGAAGACTACATACTTCTGACGAGGAGGATGATGAGGtcgatgaggaggaggaggaggatgatgaggagctggaggaggaagataAAAAGATTATAAAGCATATCCCAGTGTTGTCCAGCAGcatctccaccaccaccaccaccactactaccACTTCAATTTCTGTCCGTCTGaagtttttaaatgacacaGAGGAGGTAGCTGTTGTGAAGCCACAGGATACAGTGGCAGTGCTGAAAAG TAAATACTTCTCAGGGCGGGAGCATCAAATAAAACTCATCTATCAAGGCCAGTTGCTGCAGGATCCGAAGAGAACTCTCTTATCCCtaaacatcacacacaacagCGTGATCCACTGCCACATCTCCCAGGCCCTGCACGAGGCCAGCCCAGAGGAAGGGGCTCAGTCTGGGGCAGGAGCTGGAGCCGGGTCAGGAGTGTCCGGAGGATTCAGGGCTGCAGGTGTCGCCATTAGCACCAGCAGCCTGGTGGTGCCTGTGTTTGTGGTGATACTGGCTGTGGTTTGGTACTTCCGCATCAACTACAGGCAGTTCTTCACCGCCCCTGCGACCATCTCCCTCGTGGGAGTCACTGTGTTCTTCAGCTTTCTGATATTCGGGATGCACAGCCGCTGA